Within the Aeromicrobium sp. Root236 genome, the region GGGCGATCTTGCCGAGCAGCGCGTTGCCGCCGTAGGACGAGCCGAAGTGCAGGATCGTACGTTCGTCGGCGACCGTGACGAAGTAGCGCTGGTCGTCCGCGGTGCCCTGGCCGAGGTTCTCCAGGTCACCGGTGACGTGGACGGCGCGCACGAACTGCTCGGGGTCCTCCAGGGCCTCGAGAAACTCTGCGCCGACACGGGCCATGCGGATCATGTGGAGCACGACGGTGCGGGTGTCGGTGACCTGCACGCCGGCCGCCCACGGAGCGAGCGCGTTGCCGGGAGGGGCCATCAGGTAGGGGATGACGTACATCGTCTTGCCCTTCGAGGCGCCGCGCATGCGCTCCTCGAGCATGGGCTTCATCTCGGAGGCCGGGCGCCAGTTGTTGTAGACGCCCTTGTCCTTGGGGTCGTTGGTGGCCACGATCGTGCGCTCCTCGGAACGCGCCGTGTCCTTCACGTAGCTGCGCGAGTAGTAGAGCCCCTCGCCCGCCGGCAGGAGCTCACCGTCCTCGAGCGCCTCGGCGATCAGGCGCGAGTCGTCGGCGGCGCTGACCACCTCGACCCGCTCTGCTCCGGTCAGCTCGGCCCAGTGATTCACGTACTCGCGAACGTGTGGGTTCTTGATTCCTGCTTCATCCAGTGCTGCGTCGACATCAACCATCGCTCGATCATGCCCTCTCCGGTTCAAGAACGCACGGTTCCACGTCACACGTGTGAAATGTCTCGTTATTTGTCTTTGCGGACTGCAAATTCAGCGGTCCGTGCGCATTCGAGCATCCTCATCCAAAGTGAAGACTTCTTCAAGTGATGTATTCTAGAAGTGACGGAGTCAACACGGGTGAGGACCTATCCATGAAGCCGAGCGTGCCGCTATACCAGGCGAAAGCCGAGCTCTTCCGCACCCTGGGCCACCCCGTCAGGATCCGGGTGCTCGAGCTCTTGCAAGACGGGCCGCGCGCGGTCAGGGAGCTGCTCGCCGAGATCGAGGTTGAGTCATCGAGCCTCTCGCAACAGCTTGCGGTGCTCAGACGAGCGGGGCTCGTGAGCTCATCTCGTGAAGGTGGCGCGGTCCTCTACACACTGTCCACGCCGGACGTGGCGAAGCTGCTGCTGCACGGCCGACGGATCCTCGCGTCGATGTGGACCGATCAGGAGGGTCTGCTCGCCGAGCTTCGCGAATCGGCCCAGGGGGTGTGAGCCTTTCGTCGTCCGTCTCGACCAGGGAGCTCGTGCGCTCCTGGTGGACGAGGTGCACCCAGCTGGTTCCGCGGCGAACCGATCTGGCCGCGATGGGCCACAGCCCCAGGCGGGACCTGGTCGCGGGCGTCGCCGTGGCGATCGTCGCCCTGCCGCTGGCACTCGCGTTCGGAGTGGCATCGGGACTGGGTGCCCAGGCGGGGCTGGCGACTGCCGTGGTCGCCGGGATCGTTGTCGCGGTGTTCGGTGGTTCGCATGTCCAGGTCTCTGGTCCGACAGGCGCCATGACGGTGGTGCTCGTCCCCATCGTCCACCGTCACGGTTCCGAGGGCGTGCTGATGGTGGGCGCGATGGCCGGCGCCGTCCTGGTGGTGCTTGCCGTCGCGCGGATGGGTCAATACGTACGCTTCCTGCCGGTCTCGGTCATCGAGGGATTCACCGCGGGAATCGCAGTCGTCATCGCCCTGCAACAGGTGCCGGCGGCCCTCGGGATCCG harbors:
- a CDS encoding helix-turn-helix transcriptional regulator; translated protein: MKPSVPLYQAKAELFRTLGHPVRIRVLELLQDGPRAVRELLAEIEVESSSLSQQLAVLRRAGLVSSSREGGAVLYTLSTPDVAKLLLHGRRILASMWTDQEGLLAELRESAQGV